The following proteins are co-located in the Salinigranum halophilum genome:
- a CDS encoding winged helix-turn-helix transcriptional regulator — protein MNHPRTCSPDADPGEYLGESAALLSKKWHPHVVRTLAAGDGIGFSDLEDRLDGISAKVLTDALVELQTYQVVERTEVSRRPLRVAYSLTERGHALAEVIDALAEWGETYLAADADEQVVLVAEDNRRLAQMHAIWLEDDYTVRTAHDGDEALRVLDDDVDIVVLDRRMPGTSGDEVLNWIRAQHYDCRVALLTSVEPSFDVVDLDFDAYISKPIHEADLRAVVADLFERNEAGRVVRQYRALESKLHALEAEHSRVALEASDAYGRLRERFESLSDRLDETESVDKTDPRRPAPLGAGGDR, from the coding sequence ATGAATCATCCCCGAACGTGTTCGCCAGATGCAGACCCAGGGGAGTACCTCGGTGAGAGCGCTGCGCTGCTTTCGAAAAAGTGGCACCCACACGTCGTCCGGACGCTCGCTGCGGGGGACGGAATCGGATTCAGCGACTTGGAGGACCGACTCGACGGTATCTCGGCGAAGGTACTGACAGACGCCCTCGTCGAACTCCAGACGTACCAGGTTGTCGAACGAACCGAGGTGAGTCGCCGGCCACTGCGCGTTGCGTACTCATTGACCGAACGGGGCCACGCGCTGGCCGAGGTAATCGACGCCCTCGCCGAGTGGGGTGAGACGTACCTCGCAGCCGATGCCGACGAGCAGGTCGTACTCGTCGCGGAGGACAACAGGCGGCTCGCACAGATGCACGCGATTTGGCTCGAGGACGACTACACTGTCAGGACCGCTCACGACGGTGACGAAGCGCTCCGGGTGCTCGACGACGACGTCGACATCGTCGTCTTAGACCGCCGGATGCCGGGGACCTCCGGCGACGAGGTACTCAACTGGATCCGCGCTCAGCACTACGACTGTCGGGTCGCACTGCTGACGTCCGTCGAGCCCTCGTTCGACGTCGTCGACCTGGACTTCGACGCGTACATCTCGAAACCGATTCACGAGGCCGACCTCCGGGCAGTCGTTGCTGACCTCTTCGAGCGAAACGAAGCCGGCCGGGTGGTCAGACAGTACCGTGCACTCGAATCGAAACTGCACGCGCTCGAGGCTGAGCACTCGCGTGTCGCCCTCGAGGCGAGCGACGCGTACGGACGCCTCCGAGAGCGGTTCGAATCGCTCAGCGACCGACTCGACGAGACCGAGTCCGTCGACAAGACCGACCCTCGGCGTCCCGCACCGCTCGGTGCCGGGGGAGACAGATGA
- a CDS encoding signal peptidase I: MIRSVLLAVVLLSVALALAAPVVSPVHLSYVTSDSMAPTLEPTDGYVLVPAGTIEPGDIVTYDSPERAGLVTHRVAAVTAVGLVTRGDANPSTDQAAGYPPVQRDDVVGAVLTLGGEPVVVPRLGAGIALVEAYWYLVVGVLVGLGLIDVTRTSSSRRRMRAVVVRGRDVVFPAAIVAVLVGVALVSMAAVGQTQTYQVVETETAGPSQLTVGQIHTETVNLQLARTSMTHVVYDTEGMEFVSVASTDAASAPRPASGDPAGRIWDRFYSTSSRTVTVSVPPQEALGTHRTRLSVSPYPATLPYGVVAALHEVHPLVAALSTVLVVVGSFSALYWLLVDTATPLRGSRSRRLHHLGRRR; the protein is encoded by the coding sequence ATGATCCGATCCGTTCTGCTCGCCGTCGTACTCCTCTCCGTCGCGCTGGCGCTAGCCGCACCGGTAGTTTCGCCAGTCCATCTGTCGTACGTCACCTCCGACAGTATGGCGCCGACGTTAGAGCCCACCGACGGGTACGTGCTGGTCCCCGCAGGCACTATCGAACCGGGCGACATCGTCACCTACGACTCCCCGGAGCGAGCAGGACTGGTGACCCACCGGGTGGCCGCTGTGACCGCCGTCGGCCTCGTCACACGGGGCGACGCCAACCCCTCGACCGACCAGGCGGCGGGCTACCCGCCGGTTCAGCGGGACGACGTCGTCGGCGCGGTACTGACGCTCGGTGGCGAGCCAGTCGTCGTCCCGCGGCTCGGTGCGGGAATCGCCCTCGTAGAGGCGTACTGGTACCTGGTCGTTGGAGTGCTGGTCGGGCTCGGACTCATCGACGTCACGCGGACGTCCAGCTCCAGACGACGGATGCGAGCGGTGGTCGTCCGTGGTCGAGACGTCGTGTTCCCCGCAGCTATCGTCGCCGTCCTCGTCGGCGTCGCGCTCGTCTCGATGGCTGCGGTCGGCCAGACGCAGACGTATCAAGTCGTCGAGACCGAGACGGCAGGCCCCAGCCAGCTGACCGTCGGCCAGATACACACCGAGACGGTCAACCTCCAATTGGCGAGGACGTCGATGACGCACGTCGTGTACGACACAGAGGGCATGGAGTTCGTTTCCGTCGCGTCGACCGACGCGGCGTCGGCACCCCGTCCTGCTTCCGGTGACCCCGCCGGCCGGATTTGGGACCGGTTCTACAGTACCTCAAGCCGGACGGTGACGGTCAGCGTCCCACCGCAAGAGGCGCTCGGTACCCATCGAACGCGGCTCAGCGTCTCCCCGTACCCGGCGACGCTCCCTTACGGCGTGGTGGCTGCGCTGCACGAGGTCCACCCACTCGTCGCCGCACTGTCGACCGTGCTGGTCGTCGTCGGCTCGTTCTCCGCCCTCTACTGGCTGCTGGTTGACACCGCGACCCCACTCCGGGGAAGTCGGAGCCGTCGGTTGCACCATCTCGGGAGGCGGCGATGA
- a CDS encoding DUF5305 family protein — protein MNGSLSLRARYLCVKYGRVVIVSLVVVSLLSFAAAATVATATPEPERVTVQTDIQSVQSSLTAGAVVTGNTTLYDSGAVVADQPVYLLAATPNLTVSGMTRVPDDRPVTISQELTLEIAATRDGEAFWTERRTLAATTREVRKGTARTTATVDVERLSRGRLATVRAEAGQVGTVTARVVFDVHYDTGTYAGRLNASAPLVVTDHAYEFETPRTTARNHSTPVTHWVEPSAGRTEGGTGGWLQSPGRPAWLGGMGAVALGAGAAVVAVRRSVGDADSLNREYERLRYTEWISRGRIPAHGATVYVHIESLVELVDVAIDSEKRVIHDAQQNRYAVIDGTVMYEFRDDDAETSDTGVDSHR, from the coding sequence GTGAACGGCTCACTCTCACTCCGCGCGCGGTACCTCTGTGTGAAGTACGGTCGCGTCGTCATCGTGTCGCTGGTCGTCGTCAGTCTTCTCAGCTTCGCAGCGGCGGCGACTGTGGCCACAGCCACGCCGGAGCCGGAACGAGTGACGGTCCAGACAGATATCCAGAGCGTCCAGTCGTCGCTCACGGCGGGCGCGGTCGTGACCGGCAATACCACGCTCTACGACTCGGGGGCAGTCGTCGCTGACCAGCCGGTCTATCTCCTGGCGGCGACGCCGAACCTCACGGTGTCAGGGATGACGCGGGTCCCCGACGACCGGCCCGTCACGATCTCCCAGGAGCTCACGCTCGAAATCGCTGCGACTCGGGACGGTGAGGCCTTCTGGACGGAGCGACGAACACTGGCCGCAACGACTCGTGAGGTGAGAAAGGGGACCGCTCGGACCACGGCGACGGTCGACGTCGAACGGCTCAGTCGTGGGCGGTTGGCCACTGTACGCGCGGAGGCGGGGCAGGTTGGAACCGTCACCGCGAGGGTCGTCTTCGACGTGCACTACGACACGGGAACCTACGCCGGCCGGCTTAACGCGAGCGCTCCGCTCGTCGTTACCGACCACGCCTACGAGTTCGAGACGCCTCGGACGACGGCACGGAACCACTCGACACCCGTGACTCACTGGGTCGAGCCGTCGGCTGGCAGGACCGAGGGCGGCACGGGAGGATGGTTACAGTCGCCCGGCCGTCCGGCTTGGCTCGGCGGCATGGGCGCAGTGGCGCTCGGCGCTGGCGCGGCCGTCGTCGCCGTTCGCCGCAGCGTCGGTGACGCCGACTCCCTCAACCGAGAGTACGAACGGCTGCGCTATACTGAGTGGATCTCGCGGGGACGCATCCCTGCTCACGGGGCCACGGTCTACGTTCACATCGAGAGCCTCGTCGAGCTCGTCGACGTCGCGATTGATTCGGAGAAGCGAGTGATTCACGACGCCCAACAGAACCGCTATGCCGTCATCGACGGAACCGTCATGTACGAGTTCCGTGACGACGACGCGGAGACGAGTGACACAGGTGTCGATTCGCATCGCTGA
- the gfo6 gene encoding D-xylose 1-dehydrogenase Gfo6 — MDAHLDDFFDDFTRRDWQTRDPATVEDPVRVAVVGLGWFTRGWALPGIQRSAFTEATVVTDVDDDAVEQLATEHDLTGVTPEAFTDGDVADEYDAVYVATPNATHLEYVEAAAEQGKAVLCEKPLEATLERAERLVATCEAADVPLMVGYRMQTDPAVRRVKELLDEGFIGDVVHVHASMSQVMLGELSESTDQWRLDPALSGGCALMDLGVYPLNTTRFVLDADPEQVTGHTRSVHEAFGGVDEHASFDLQFPDGVQAHCTVSQNAQHASRLELTGTEGKLVLDPAFYEREARAVTVVRGGMEAALEFDPVHQLEAEFAYFGHHLLTATPFHPDGGHALVDMRVLDAVYESAERETPVSLSE, encoded by the coding sequence ATGGACGCACACCTCGACGACTTCTTCGACGACTTCACCCGTCGCGACTGGCAAACGCGCGACCCCGCGACCGTAGAGGACCCCGTCCGCGTCGCGGTCGTCGGTCTCGGCTGGTTCACACGTGGCTGGGCGCTCCCGGGTATCCAGCGCTCGGCGTTCACGGAGGCGACGGTGGTGACCGATGTCGACGACGACGCAGTCGAGCAGTTGGCCACCGAGCACGACCTCACCGGCGTCACCCCGGAGGCGTTCACCGACGGCGACGTCGCGGACGAGTACGACGCGGTGTACGTCGCGACGCCGAACGCGACCCACCTCGAGTATGTCGAGGCCGCGGCCGAACAGGGGAAGGCGGTCCTCTGTGAGAAACCGCTGGAGGCGACGCTGGAGCGGGCCGAGCGGCTGGTCGCCACGTGTGAGGCCGCGGACGTCCCACTCATGGTCGGCTATCGGATGCAGACGGACCCCGCGGTCCGTCGCGTGAAAGAGCTGCTCGACGAGGGGTTCATCGGCGACGTCGTCCACGTCCACGCCTCCATGTCACAGGTGATGCTCGGCGAACTGAGCGAGTCGACGGACCAGTGGCGGCTGGACCCGGCGCTCTCGGGCGGGTGTGCGCTGATGGACCTCGGGGTGTATCCGCTCAACACCACGCGGTTCGTCCTCGACGCCGACCCCGAACAGGTGACCGGTCACACCCGCTCGGTCCACGAGGCGTTCGGCGGGGTCGACGAGCACGCCTCGTTCGACCTGCAGTTCCCCGACGGGGTGCAGGCGCACTGTACCGTGAGCCAGAACGCACAGCACGCGAGCCGACTCGAACTCACCGGGACCGAGGGGAAACTCGTCCTCGACCCGGCCTTCTACGAACGGGAAGCCAGAGCGGTCACGGTCGTCCGCGGGGGGATGGAGGCCGCCCTCGAGTTCGACCCGGTCCACCAGCTCGAAGCGGAGTTCGCGTACTTCGGACACCACCTCCTGACGGCAACGCCCTTTCACCCCGACGGCGGGCACGCGCTGGTCGACATGCGCGTCTTGGACGCGGTCTACGAATCGGCCGAACGAGAGACGCCAGTCAGTCTCTCGGAGTGA